In Aliamphritea ceti, a single window of DNA contains:
- a CDS encoding pyridoxal phosphate-dependent decarboxylase family protein, whose product MTIETASIGILQKAVEKLADGYSHLPAHTTEYDQQKAEEILLQVAEKMWDNYPYPHPQYAGQMLKPPHPVARMAYMLATWINPNNHALDGGKASSAMEKEAVAKIATMYGWNDYLGHLTGGGTLANLEALWVANHIHPGKTVLASSQAHYTHNRICGVLQIPFEPVAVDDQARMDLTDLETKLQQLDVGTVVVTLGTTGVGSVDPLPEILKLQKKYGFRIHIDSAYGGYYTLADNLTTEVRAAYDAIQQADSVVVDPHKHGLQPYGCGCVLFRDPQVGRYYKHDSPYTYFSSDELHLGEISLECSRAGAAAVALWATLEMFPLVPKGNFATDLSHCREAALALYARLNNDSRFITPLEPDLDIVIWAPKATSTSEISRLSQLTFERAEQQDLYLATFSYPSHLIKKTFPDVYVDSDYTTCVRSCLMKPEHASWGDRIWQILDKIQHNLK is encoded by the coding sequence ATGACTATAGAAACAGCCAGTATTGGCATTCTTCAAAAAGCTGTTGAAAAACTCGCAGATGGTTACAGCCATTTGCCAGCCCATACTACTGAATACGATCAGCAAAAAGCCGAAGAGATTCTTTTACAGGTCGCTGAAAAAATGTGGGATAACTACCCTTATCCGCATCCACAATATGCAGGACAAATGCTCAAGCCACCTCATCCAGTAGCCCGTATGGCCTATATGCTCGCGACTTGGATCAATCCGAATAATCATGCACTGGACGGCGGTAAAGCCAGCTCAGCCATGGAAAAAGAAGCTGTTGCTAAAATCGCAACAATGTACGGTTGGAATGATTATCTTGGCCACCTCACCGGGGGCGGCACTCTGGCTAATCTGGAAGCCTTATGGGTTGCTAATCACATCCATCCAGGTAAAACAGTACTAGCCTCATCACAGGCCCATTACACCCACAACCGAATTTGCGGCGTCCTACAAATTCCGTTTGAACCGGTAGCCGTGGATGATCAGGCACGAATGGATCTGACAGACCTGGAAACTAAGTTGCAACAACTGGACGTTGGCACTGTGGTGGTAACTCTGGGCACCACCGGCGTCGGCTCGGTCGATCCGTTGCCAGAAATATTAAAGCTACAAAAGAAATACGGTTTTCGGATCCACATCGATTCAGCCTACGGTGGCTACTATACCCTGGCGGATAACCTCACAACTGAGGTACGGGCTGCCTATGATGCAATCCAACAAGCAGATTCTGTTGTAGTAGACCCTCATAAGCACGGTCTGCAACCCTACGGCTGCGGCTGTGTGTTGTTCCGAGATCCGCAAGTTGGACGTTATTACAAACACGACTCTCCCTATACCTATTTCAGTTCAGATGAACTGCACTTGGGAGAAATCAGTCTGGAATGTTCACGTGCAGGCGCAGCTGCGGTGGCTCTTTGGGCAACGCTGGAAATGTTCCCGCTAGTACCTAAAGGCAACTTTGCTACCGACCTGAGCCACTGTCGAGAGGCAGCACTGGCTTTATACGCCCGTCTTAACAACGACAGTCGATTTATCACACCACTGGAACCGGATCTGGATATTGTTATTTGGGCACCTAAGGCAACCAGCACCAGTGAAATATCCAGGCTTTCGCAACTGACGTTTGAACGGGCCGAGCAGCAGGATTTGTATCTGGCAACATTCAGTTATCCGTCGCATCTCATCAAGAAAACATTTCCGGATGTATATGTAGATTCAGATTACACCACCTGTGTACGTTCTTGCCTTATGAAACCGGAACATGCTTCATGGGGTGATCGAATCTGGCAAATACTGGACAAGATTCAACACAACCTAAAGTAA
- a CDS encoding LysR family transcriptional regulator, giving the protein MERLNLNLLRSLAVLLESRNVTQSADQLCMTQSAMSKQLAQLRNYFDDKLLVRHGNDYLLTSLSQRLKPRLQTIINQLDNLRDDSGFNPRQCRRRLTFACTDYVANFIFPDVICSLSAQAPGIDLVYRQWQPEWLGNLGAMPIDYATTMASEIPEDLYGIHLGNDQPVLLMARQHPLNTLTDPDLPDLLKYSFIRITAGGDKDSFFDQYLQTCALQRRIAYEVPFYTSAFNVAAATDMLLIVPRHIAANAARVHQVQWRELPIESLPDHQYFLLWHSIHHNDAAHHWAREEIATVMRKSIFSPQGIH; this is encoded by the coding sequence ATGGAACGCCTTAATCTAAACCTGCTGCGCTCCCTGGCAGTATTACTTGAATCCCGGAATGTCACACAAAGTGCGGATCAACTTTGCATGACCCAATCAGCAATGAGTAAACAACTGGCTCAATTACGGAATTACTTTGACGATAAACTATTAGTTCGCCACGGCAATGATTACCTGCTAACAAGCCTCTCACAGCGGCTTAAACCCCGCTTACAGACGATCATAAATCAACTTGATAACCTACGGGATGACAGTGGCTTTAATCCTCGCCAGTGCCGCCGCCGACTTACATTCGCCTGTACAGATTACGTCGCTAATTTCATATTTCCGGATGTTATCTGCAGCCTTTCAGCGCAGGCACCTGGTATTGATCTGGTTTACAGACAATGGCAACCCGAATGGTTAGGCAATCTTGGCGCTATGCCTATTGATTATGCCACTACTATGGCCAGCGAAATTCCAGAAGATCTATATGGTATCCATCTGGGTAATGATCAACCTGTACTATTAATGGCCAGACAGCATCCACTAAATACACTGACAGATCCAGACTTGCCTGACCTGCTTAAATACTCTTTCATCCGGATCACTGCGGGCGGCGATAAAGACAGCTTTTTTGATCAGTATTTACAAACATGTGCCTTACAACGACGAATTGCCTATGAAGTACCTTTTTATACTTCTGCCTTTAATGTCGCGGCTGCCACCGACATGCTATTGATCGTACCTCGACATATCGCCGCTAATGCCGCCAGAGTGCATCAGGTTCAATGGCGTGAGTTGCCGATAGAAAGCTTACCTGATCACCAATATTTTCTGCTGTGGCACAGCATCCATCACAATGATGCAGCCCACCATTGGGCAAGGGAGGAAATTGCGACTGTCATGCGTAAATCTATTTTCTCTCCTCAGGGCATTCACTGA
- a CDS encoding RidA family protein, translated as MTIERIESNERMSKVVKHNGTLYLCGQTASAPEWDISEQTQRCLDKVETLLTENGSDRNKILSVTIYVRDMKDFAAMNAVWDAWVADYEKPARACVEARMARPDLLVELSVIAAQ; from the coding sequence ATGACAATTGAACGTATCGAATCTAATGAACGTATGAGCAAGGTAGTTAAGCATAACGGTACCTTGTACCTCTGTGGTCAGACTGCCAGTGCGCCGGAGTGGGATATTTCTGAACAGACGCAGCGTTGTCTGGATAAAGTAGAAACACTGCTGACGGAAAACGGCAGTGACCGTAATAAGATCCTGTCGGTAACCATTTATGTGCGTGACATGAAGGACTTCGCGGCGATGAATGCGGTATGGGATGCTTGGGTAGCGGACTATGAAAAACCCGCCCGTGCCTGCGTGGAAGCCCGTATGGCCCGTCCTGATCTGTTAGTAGAACTGTCGGTCATAGCCGCGCAGTAG
- a CDS encoding sodium-dependent transporter, with protein sequence MSAENITYNGQADAPANNRIWRGRLTFVMAAAGSAVGLGNLWKFPYIAGENGGGAFVLVYLACILLFGIPLLMAEIGIGRATRLNAVDAFGNLAGKAGASKGWKAIGGLAICTSYLILSFYIVVAGWCLYYFWITANGTFNTAGTTIDTAFTGGTFENLLGDPVTLIIFSVIFLLITFSIISSGIEKGIEKAINWLMPSLMLMLAVLIGYSAANGNFEAAVDFLFSADFSKLSSEAIFIAVGHSFFTLSLASAAIITYGAYMPANSSITKTAFAVAGIDTLVALTAGLAIFPLVFQYGLEPGAGPGLMFISLPLIFSDMPYGQLFGSLFFFMLFIAALTSAISLMEPTVAWLERRFNLRRKTAAGLTTLSLWIVSLGTVFSLNIWNSPVFFGKTFFDALDYLTANVFMSFGAMATAVFCGFALRQPQLEAMFSTDPKAIPVFRVVIRYVVPAFVAVLVISAF encoded by the coding sequence ATGAGTGCTGAAAATATTACCTATAACGGTCAGGCTGACGCCCCAGCAAACAACCGAATCTGGCGCGGTCGATTAACATTTGTCATGGCTGCAGCAGGTTCTGCTGTCGGCCTGGGAAACCTCTGGAAATTTCCTTATATAGCAGGTGAAAACGGAGGCGGAGCATTCGTACTCGTCTATCTGGCCTGCATTCTTCTGTTTGGCATACCGCTATTAATGGCAGAAATTGGTATCGGTCGTGCGACCCGACTCAATGCAGTAGACGCCTTCGGTAATCTTGCAGGTAAAGCAGGAGCCAGCAAAGGATGGAAAGCTATCGGCGGACTGGCTATCTGTACCAGTTATCTGATCCTATCTTTCTACATTGTCGTTGCTGGCTGGTGCCTGTATTACTTCTGGATCACAGCAAATGGCACATTTAACACAGCAGGTACGACTATAGATACCGCTTTTACCGGTGGTACCTTTGAAAACTTGCTGGGAGATCCTGTCACACTGATTATCTTCAGCGTAATTTTCCTACTCATTACATTTAGCATTATCAGTTCCGGTATCGAAAAAGGTATTGAAAAAGCCATTAACTGGCTTATGCCTTCACTGATGTTGATGCTGGCTGTGCTAATTGGTTACTCTGCTGCTAACGGTAACTTTGAAGCAGCTGTTGATTTCCTTTTCAGTGCAGATTTCAGCAAACTCAGCAGCGAAGCCATATTCATTGCTGTCGGCCACTCCTTTTTTACTCTGAGCCTTGCCTCCGCGGCTATCATCACCTACGGCGCATATATGCCGGCCAATAGCTCTATCACCAAGACAGCATTTGCTGTTGCAGGTATTGATACTCTGGTCGCACTGACAGCGGGCCTGGCAATCTTTCCGTTAGTATTTCAGTACGGTTTAGAACCAGGTGCAGGACCAGGTCTGATGTTCATATCCCTGCCACTTATCTTCAGTGATATGCCTTATGGCCAGCTGTTTGGTTCACTCTTTTTCTTCATGTTGTTCATTGCTGCACTTACGTCAGCGATTTCGCTGATGGAACCAACAGTCGCCTGGCTGGAACGCCGTTTTAATTTACGCCGTAAAACCGCCGCAGGTTTAACAACACTGAGCCTGTGGATAGTAAGTCTCGGAACCGTGTTTTCCCTAAATATCTGGAACTCGCCCGTCTTCTTTGGAAAAACCTTTTTCGACGCATTGGATTATCTGACAGCCAATGTCTTTATGAGCTTCGGTGCAATGGCAACAGCAGTGTTCTGTGGTTTTGCTTTAAGACAGCCCCAACTGGAGGCCATGTTCAGTACTGATCCTAAAGCAATACCGGTATTTCGTGTCGTCATCCGCTATGTAGTACCAGCATTTGTTGCGGTACTTGTGATCTCCGCTTTCTAA
- a CDS encoding retropepsin-like aspartic protease, with product MFLIIRIAMFCGLFALTGMVSAEVFHYVTDSGRKVYVNSKHKVPAQYRDQLKVKKEASAALTTEERSAQDKTRAVAQTQADIRREIRRLEGLRDKMRTPVIIRGNQVVVPVRMVTAGRRLDLKLILDTGATRTVIHQNSVQSVSLNVRNKSKAVVAGGGLINLQNVVFERVEFGPYTVENHTASVIESKRQSFYDGLLGMDLLAHSAYKIDFKEQVIIWNAEQYKKVNDLLDELAEEQSSEQKLQK from the coding sequence GTGTTTTTGATAATACGTATCGCAATGTTTTGCGGACTTTTTGCGCTGACAGGAATGGTCAGTGCGGAAGTATTTCATTATGTAACTGACAGCGGTCGAAAAGTTTATGTTAACAGCAAGCATAAGGTACCGGCGCAGTACAGGGATCAGTTGAAAGTGAAAAAGGAAGCGAGTGCTGCATTAACCACTGAGGAAAGATCGGCTCAGGATAAGACGCGGGCTGTGGCACAGACTCAGGCTGATATTCGCCGGGAGATACGCCGCCTTGAAGGCTTACGTGACAAAATGCGCACGCCGGTAATTATTCGTGGTAATCAGGTTGTGGTGCCTGTACGTATGGTTACCGCCGGCCGACGTCTCGATTTGAAGCTGATATTAGATACAGGTGCTACCCGTACAGTTATTCATCAGAACTCTGTCCAGAGTGTGTCTTTGAATGTACGTAATAAGAGCAAAGCAGTTGTTGCTGGCGGCGGTCTGATTAATCTTCAGAACGTCGTTTTTGAGCGTGTTGAGTTTGGGCCTTATACCGTTGAAAATCATACTGCTTCTGTTATCGAATCTAAAAGACAAAGCTTTTATGATGGCCTGTTAGGTATGGATTTGCTGGCTCATTCTGCATATAAAATTGATTTTAAAGAGCAAGTGATTATTTGGAATGCAGAACAGTATAAGAAGGTGAATGATCTGCTTGATGAATTAGCAGAAGAGCAGAGTTCAGAACAAAAACTTCAAAAGTAA